The DNA region TCCGGACGTACCGTCCGGCGGGAAGATCGCTGGCCAGCGCCTCTTCACCGGCGAGGGAGATGTTGTATGTATGCAGATAAAGACTGCCTCCGCCTGGCATGGCCTGCCAGGCATTGACGTAGAGGTTCATGAGAACCTGCTCGACCTGGCTCCGGTCCACACTGGTCGCCCAGAGGTCTTTCTGCAGGCGGGTGTGGATGGTGATCTCCTTTTTGGTGCGCCCGAACATGGTGGAGGTTTTGCGGATGACGTCGTTCAGGTCCGTCGGCCGGACGTCGAGCTTCCCGCCCCTGGCGAATCCGAGAAGCTGCCTTGTCAGATCGGCGCCGCTTCTTACCTGCTCCTCGATCCCCATCACCCGTTCCCGCACCGGATTTCCTTCGTCGAGTTCTCGCAGAATCAGGGATGCATAACCCTGGATGCCCATGAGCAGGTTGTTGAAGTCATGGGCGATGCCGCCCGCCAGGGTTCCGATGGCCTCCATTTTCTGCGCGTTGAGCAGCCGGCTCTCCAGCCTCTTCCTTTCCGTGACGTCCCGGAGGAACGACAGGACCGCCGGCCTCCCCTGCCAGTTCATCTTCACGGAATTGATCTGGGCGTTCATCTCCTCGCCGCTTTTGTTGATGACCCGGAATTCATACGTATTGGACAGCTCCTCCCCCTTCAGCCTCCGGGCGTAACGCTCAAAGACCATATTTCGATCGTCGGGGTGGATGAAGTCGGTGAACGGCCGGCTGGCGAGCTCTTCCGCCGTGTATCCCATGTATTCAATGGTTCGTTTATTCACGAACCGCAAGATCCCGTCCTGGGCGATGAGAATCGCATCGCTGGCGTTTTCCACGAGGAGGCGGTATTCCTCCTCCGATTGTCTCAGCGCCTGCTCGATCTTTTTCCGTTCCGTCACGTCCGTGACGATCTCCACTCCGCCGACGATGCACCCTTCTTCGTCACGCACGGGATATCCCCGTAGAATCCAGCTTTTCTCATAGGATGACAGTTCTACGTTTTCATGCGGTTCCCCCGTCTCCATGGCTTTCCGGACCGGACAGAAGGAGCACGGCTCCTGCCGGCCATGCAACGTGTAGCAGAAGGTTCTCTCAAAATCGCTGGGAGTGAAGCGGAACGCATCGTACATGCCCTTGTTTGCCCAGATCACCCTCATCTCCCTGTCCACGTAGACGACGATTTCCGTCATCGTGTCCAGGATGATGGCTTTTTCGCGCTCCGAAGACCGGAGTCTCTCCTCTGTCTTCTTCCGTTCCGTGTTGTCCCGGACCATGCTGAGGAGAACCTTCTGCGACCCGATCTCTGCACCCCGTGAGCTGACTTCCACGGGAAAGTGCGTGCCGTCCTTCCGCCGGTGAACCGTCTCGAAGAGGATCCCCTCCCGTTCCGCCTGGGTCATCTGGTCCCGGATCATCTCAGGTGGATCTTCCTTGCGCAGATCCATGATGGTCATGGACAGCAGCTCTTCCCGTGCGTAGCCGTACGCCGTCTCTGCAGCCCGGTTCGCCTCCAGGATCCTGCCGTCCGTCTGCCGGACGAACATGAGGATATCCCTGGCGTTCTCACTGAGAAGGCCGTAGCGCTGGAGGATCTCGTCCCTCTCTTTCCTGCCGGTGATGTCCGTGACGACGCCCTCGTAATACAGGACCTTTCCGTCATCATCCCGGATGCATCGCGCGTTGCATGAGACCCATCTGATCTTCCGGTCCCGCCGGCAGATCCTCGTTTCGAAATTCACGCCCCCGTCGGATTTCTCGGTGGCCTCCAGATATTCCCGTCTTTGATCGGGGTCGACATAGTGCTGCTCCGCGATATCCGTGACGGTCCGTTTCATTTCCTCCGGAGAGTCGTATCCGAAGATCCCCGCCATGGCGGGATTGATGAGCAGGTATCGGCCGTCCTTTGTTGATCGGAAAAAACCCTCCAGGGCGTTTTCAAAAAACTGCCGGTAGGCGCTGTCATTCTCTTGTGATTCTGATGGTTTTGCTGGAAGATTGTCGTTATCCATTTCTGCTCCGTTGAAATCCTGATCGATTTCTATATCGGAAACATCCCCCGCCGTCAAACGCACCCTGACGGCATTCCCAAAGCGTCGGATTCATGGTAAGAATCAAGAAAAAAGAGGAAGGATTGCCCATGAAAAGCGTTTTCACGATGATCCCGGCCGTTCTTTTTGTTCTGCTCATGGCGGCCCCGCCCTGTCAGGGACTGACGGCCGACCAGGTCTTGAAGCTGAAGAAGGCGGGCGTCAGCGACAGGACGATCCAGCTCATGATCGAGCAGGAACGGGACGCCAAAGAGAGCCCGTACGATACGATGGGGGTCCGGGAAGTAAAGGACAAAGACGGCAACGTCGTGGTCGTCCATTCGACAGGCCGCTCGAAGATCGACCCCAACGAGGAGGAACGGAAGAGAGTGGAAAAAGCCTGGGACATCCTCCGGAACATCGTCGTCGACGACCGGAGGAGAGAGCCGGCGGCGCCATCCTCGACGGGTTCGACTTCCCCGTGACGGCCCCCGCCCGCGCCCCGGGCTTCTGAATTCAGCGCCCGACCGAAGAGGCAACGCCCTCCGCTTCGATGGCGCGCCGGAGGCGGGCAAGATGTCTTTCCGGCGGCACGTTCCCGCGAAAGGGACTCTTTCCGGCGCCGATCCGGAGCCTCTTTTCCCGGCCCCCCGCATGATACGGAAGCAGGCTGATCTTCTCGACGCCCAGACGGCGCGCCAGCGTCGCAATTTCCCGGATCTCCTCCACTGTGTCGTTCACGCCCGCCACGAGGGGGATCCGGAACCAGGTCCGGACGCTCCGTGCGACGAGCTTCGCGTTTTCGAGGATGAGGCTGTTCCCGACGCCGGTGTATTTCCGGTGCCTCTCGTCGTCCAATGCCTTGATATCATACAGGACCAGATCGGCATACCGAATCGCCGCCAGAAGGATATCGGGATCGGCATACCCGCATGTATCCAGCGCCGTGTGCAGGCCCCTTTCCTTGCAGCGCTCCAGCAGGCGGACGGCGAATTCGGGCTGCAGGAGGGGCTCCCCGCCGGAAAGGGTCACGCCACCGCCGGATGTTTCATAGAAGGAGCGATCCCTCTCCACTTCATTCACGATCTCTGCGATCGTCGCCTCCCGGCCGGCAATGGAGAGAGCCCCGGTCTCGCAGGCGGCAACACAGCGGAGGCATTGCGTACACTTCTTCCAGAAAATGCGGCGGCGCCCGTCCTTCGTCAGCCGGACGGCCCGTTCGGGACAGGCCGGGAGACATCGTCCGCAGGCCGTGCATCGGTTGTTCCTCATCATCAACTGGGGCCGAGTGTCCTGCGACTCCGGATTGGCACACCAGGCGCAGCGGAGGGGGCACCCCTTGAAGAACACCGTCGTCCGGATCCCCGGCCCGTCGTGGACGCTGAACCGCTGGATATCGAAGATCGTCCCCTTTTCGCCCAGCATCCCGCCCCCGACCGCGTCTTAGCCCTTCCTGGCGATGACAAGATTGTCGTACCCCAGTTCCTTCAGGATCACGGGGAACATCTGGAAGGCAGGCTTCACGACGGGCAGGAGCTTCAGCATGGCGGTGATCTTGCCGCCCTGTTTGACCTTGCCCCTGGTGACCGCGGCGACGGGATTTTCCAGGCCGTGCCAGAAGCTGTGGGAGAAGTCCGCCGCCTGCTTCGACCAGACGTCCTCCTGAAGCTCGCAGGGACCGAGGCGGTAGGATCCGTAATAGCCGGGCTTATCCGGCGGATTCTTCAGGTCGATGGTGATCTCCGAATCCGGGTCCGTGTAAATGAAGCGGATGATGATCCCCGCTTTCGCCATTTTGGAGCCGATTTTCTCGTCCGTCAGGACCCGATCCATGAAATATCCATAGATTTCATAGAGATGGTCTGCATTGCGATAGTAAATCCCCATGTTTCCCCCCTTTCGGTCTTTCCCGCTATTTTCCCCGGCGCTGGTCGAAGCGCCGGCCGTACAGCACACTGGCCAGGGTGATGCGGAGCATCTGCACGGTGCCTCCGGCCACGCCCCAGGCCCGGGCGTCCCGGAGCATCCGCTCGACTGGGAATTCCTTGCTGTAGCCATAACCGCCGAAGACCTGCATGGCCGTGTTCGTCACCTCGATCACCATCTCGTTGGCGAAGCACTTGGCCATGGAGGCATCGTAGATGGAGGGAAGTCCCTGCCCCGCCCCGGAAGCGGCCCGATAGACCAGGAGCCTCGCCGCCTCCAGCTTCATGGCCATGTCGACGGTCATGAACTGGATCGCCTGGAATTCGCAGATGGGCCTCCCGAAGGCCTGGCGGGCCTGGGCGTAGGCGATGGCCTCCCGCAGGGCTCCCCCCGCCGTCCCGAGGCACATGGCCGCGTTTCCGCACCGCTCGATGTCGAAGGTCCACATGAGCCTGCTGAAGTCGCCTTCCTTGATGACCACGTTCTCCTTCGGGACCCGGACGTCCTCGAAGATCAGCTCGCAGGACGGCATGCCCCGGAGGCCGAGGAATTCCTCCTGTTTCCCGAAGGTGAAGCCGGGCGCGCCCTTTTCCACGAGGAGGCCGCCGATGCCCTTGTAGCCCGTCGTCTCCCCGAAGCGGGTGTAGACCATGTAGTGGCTGGCATGGCCGCCGCCGGTGATGAAGATCTTGCGTCCGTTGAGAATGTACGAGTCCCCGTCCTCCACGGCCTTCGTCGAGAGGGCCGTCAGGTCCGAGCCCGCCTCCGGCTCGGTCATGCAGACGGAGACGCTCCGCTCCCCCCGGCAGACCCCCGGGATGATCGCCTTCTTCTGCTCCTCCGTCCCGAACAGGTCGATCACCCGGACGGGTCCCACGTTGGACTCGAAGACGGGCGCCGCGATCATGGGGCTGAACTTGGCCAGTTCCTCGATGGCCAGGATGGCGTTGATCGCCGGTTGACCACCGCCGCCGAAGGCCGGCGACAGGGTCATCCCCAGCAGTCCCATTTCGGCGTATTTCGCCATCAGGTCATAGGGAAACTCGCCCGTCCGGTCGATCTCCGCGGCGCGTTCCCGGAACTTCTCCCGCTCCCCCATGGTCCGGAGGGTGTCCAGAAGCATCTTCTGTTCCTCGTTCAAGGAAAAATCCATTGTTTCCGCTCCTTGCATCCGTTATGCGATGCGCCTTTCCCGTCAGATCAGGCCGATCAGCTCCCGGACGTCCGGGAGGCGCTCCAGGTTGAGGATCATGTCGATGATCCGTTCGATTTTATTCCGGTCCCGGCAGCCCGCAAACCAGCGGACCTTGTCCGCCAGGTCCGCCGCCTCCATGGGATCCCGCGGATCCCCTTTGGGAATGTCCGTCTGCCGCACCAGCCTTCGGCCGTCCCTGAGGACGATCTCCACGCGGCTGGAGGTCTTCTCCGGGTAAACCTTGTTCAGTTCCTCGTCCATCCGGACGGTGACCTTTTTCGACAGTTCCAGGAGTGCCGGATCTGCCATCCGCCTTTCCGTGAGCTGCCTGGGCCCCAGTTCCCCGTCGAGGATGCAGACG from Syntrophaceae bacterium includes:
- a CDS encoding glycyl-radical enzyme activating protein; the protein is MLGEKGTIFDIQRFSVHDGPGIRTTVFFKGCPLRCAWCANPESQDTRPQLMMRNNRCTACGRCLPACPERAVRLTKDGRRRIFWKKCTQCLRCVAACETGALSIAGREATIAEIVNEVERDRSFYETSGGGVTLSGGEPLLQPEFAVRLLERCKERGLHTALDTCGYADPDILLAAIRYADLVLYDIKALDDERHRKYTGVGNSLILENAKLVARSVRTWFRIPLVAGVNDTVEEIREIATLARRLGVEKISLLPYHAGGREKRLRIGAGKSPFRGNVPPERHLARLRRAIEAEGVASSVGR
- a CDS encoding acyl-CoA dehydrogenase; the protein is MDFSLNEEQKMLLDTLRTMGEREKFRERAAEIDRTGEFPYDLMAKYAEMGLLGMTLSPAFGGGGQPAINAILAIEELAKFSPMIAAPVFESNVGPVRVIDLFGTEEQKKAIIPGVCRGERSVSVCMTEPEAGSDLTALSTKAVEDGDSYILNGRKIFITGGGHASHYMVYTRFGETTGYKGIGGLLVEKGAPGFTFGKQEEFLGLRGMPSCELIFEDVRVPKENVVIKEGDFSRLMWTFDIERCGNAAMCLGTAGGALREAIAYAQARQAFGRPICEFQAIQFMTVDMAMKLEAARLLVYRAASGAGQGLPSIYDASMAKCFANEMVIEVTNTAMQVFGGYGYSKEFPVERMLRDARAWGVAGGTVQMLRITLASVLYGRRFDQRRGK
- a CDS encoding PAS domain S-box protein → MDNDNLPAKPSESQENDSAYRQFFENALEGFFRSTKDGRYLLINPAMAGIFGYDSPEEMKRTVTDIAEQHYVDPDQRREYLEATEKSDGGVNFETRICRRDRKIRWVSCNARCIRDDDGKVLYYEGVVTDITGRKERDEILQRYGLLSENARDILMFVRQTDGRILEANRAAETAYGYAREELLSMTIMDLRKEDPPEMIRDQMTQAEREGILFETVHRRKDGTHFPVEVSSRGAEIGSQKVLLSMVRDNTERKKTEERLRSSEREKAIILDTMTEIVVYVDREMRVIWANKGMYDAFRFTPSDFERTFCYTLHGRQEPCSFCPVRKAMETGEPHENVELSSYEKSWILRGYPVRDEEGCIVGGVEIVTDVTERKKIEQALRQSEEEYRLLVENASDAILIAQDGILRFVNKRTIEYMGYTAEELASRPFTDFIHPDDRNMVFERYARRLKGEELSNTYEFRVINKSGEEMNAQINSVKMNWQGRPAVLSFLRDVTERKRLESRLLNAQKMEAIGTLAGGIAHDFNNLLMGIQGYASLILRELDEGNPVRERVMGIEEQVRSGADLTRQLLGFARGGKLDVRPTDLNDVIRKTSTMFGRTKKEITIHTRLQKDLWATSVDRSQVEQVLMNLYVNAWQAMPGGGSLYLHTYNISLAGEEALASDLPAGRYVRIGVTDTGLGMDNKTKERIFEPFFTTKEMGRGTGLGLATVYGIVAGHGGAIQVYSEKGQGTSFHIYFPASDIEVSKEEEEVMKEEMKKGSETILIVDDEEVVAAVAREMLEHLGYQVIVARSGKEALDVFSGRKDEIDLVLLDMVMPKMGGGETFDQLKAMDPGVRVILSSGYSIDGEARQILGRGCKGFINKPYSLQMLSGKIREVLS